The genomic interval TGTGTCACTTGCAGAACCATGAACATTCCAGATAGGGCAGCACTGAATGGATAGGGGACAGGTGAAATTAGAAAGAGGCTgatgacactctggaaaacagtgtggaggttcctcaaaaaattaacaatagatctaccctatgacacagcaatagcactgctaggaatttatccaagggatacaggagtgctgatgcataggggcagtTTTatcacaatgtttatagcagcactttcaacaatagccaaattatggaaagagactaaatgtccatcaactgatgaatggataaagaaattgtggtttatatacacgatggaatactacatggcaatgagaaagaatgaaatatggccttttgtagcaacgtggatggaactggagagtgttatgctaagtgaaataagccatacagagaaagacagataccaaatgttttcactcttatgtggatcctgagaaacttaacagaagaccatgggggagggggagggaaaaaaagttagagtgggagagagccaaaccaatgagagactcctaaaaactgagaataaactgagggttgatggggtgggagggagggagggtgggtgatgggcattgaggagggcacctgttgggatgagcactgggtgttgtatggaaacaaatgtgacaataaattttatattaaaaaacaaagaaaagaaagaggctgatgagagagagaacaaggagaaGCCTAAAAACTGGAAGTGTTTTTGAGGGAAAAGACAAGGTTCAACTGGGTGAGAGAGTGAggacaacaataaaagaaagagttGTGTCAGAATAGTATGATGTTTTCCATTTAATTACttataatcatttattattttattttccttggattGTGACTATCCTCAAGGGAGTTTTAATATGCatagcttttatttcttaagttggCTTTTGTTCATGTAAAATTGGGTCATGTTTCCTTATTATGCTCCTTAGTAAgatatttagggaaaaaaatattgacCAAAGATCAAGAGAAATCCATTTTAATTGACATTCTCCAATAACttaattggaatttttataaGGCCATGAGTAAAAGCCATGTCCAAGGTATTAGTCAGAAATATCTTGTAAAGAAGGCTCTTTGATGTCTACTAAAGATAACTTAGGTACGTAGATATTACCTGTTTATCAGTCAACTTTTACTGAAACCGAATCCtgggattattttaaaaatctcagcatAACTGAATACCTCACTGTTCTTAATAGATTTGGGCACCAAACTGTTGCTTTTCCACATTGGCCTCATGACTTTCCTGTCACCCCCAAAATAATTGACAATAATGGCATCTAATTATAACTCTTCCTTCTCATGTGAGGCATGAAAGATACTTCCTTtatcaatattataaatatacaagaTTGGTTAGACTGATAACACtctcagaacattaaaaaaaaagatatacaggtTAAAGAGCAGCTCAAACTTCATACAATTCCttttccattgtgcatataaatgGTCTTTTGGACTGAGATGTACGGTCCTGCTTGAGATAGTTTACCAAGTCTGTGTGATATCATAAAAGATTCAGTATCATATGATAAAGCCAAGGTTTTGCTTGCAGAAATGATAAATTCTTCCAAGTAAAGATACACACAAATGCAGATAGTTGGTCCATGCTATAAACTAGGATGACTTTTATTGCTGTTAGATGGAAATATGAAGGAGTGTCCTTCCTATGTCTCAAAGCTTATGTTGTTAAAGTTTCGTGAGTTACAAACAAAACAGGTGGTTGAAGATGTAGAATGCAGAGGTAATATAGAAATATCAGTCAATCCAATATTTTTTGTCCACACTGTTAGGTGACCAGAAACATCAACTAAACCATGGAGATATGGTTGAATCAATCATCCACAGATGACTTCATCCTCTTGGGCATTTTTTCTCACAGTCCAACTGACCTTGTCCTCTTCTCTGTTGTTATGGTGGTCTTCACAGTGGCCCTCTGTGGTaatgtcctcctcctcttcctcatctatGGAGATCCTCAACTTCACacacccatgtacttcttcctcggTCAGCTCTCCCTCATGGACCTCATATTGGTCTGTACCAATGTGCCGAAGATGGTGGTCAATTTCCTGACTGGCGGGAAGTCCATCTCCTTTGTGGGTTGTGGCATACAAATTGGCCTCTTTGTGTGTCTTGTGGGATCTGAAGGGTTCTTGCTGGGATTCATGGCTTATGACCGCTATGTAGCCATTAGCCACCCACTTCACTATCCTGTCCTCATGAGTCAGAGGGTCTGTCTTCAAATTGTTGGGAGCTCCTGGGCCTTTGGGATAATAGATGGTGTGATACAGATGGTGGTAGTAATGACTTTCCCATACTGTGGCTTGAGAGAAGTGAACCACTTCTTTTGTGAGATGCTTTCCTTGTTGAAACTAGCCTGTATAGACACATCCATTTTTGAGAACGTGATATATGCTTGCTGTGTCTTCATGCTGTTTCTTCCCTTCTCAATCACCGTGGCCTCCTATGCTTTCATCCTGAGGGCTGTGCTCCTCATGCGCTATGCTCAGGCAGGCAAGAAGGCTCTGGCCACCTGTTCCTCTCACCTAACAGCTGTCTCCCTCTTCTATGGGGCAGCCATGTTCATCTACCTGAGGCCTCGGCGCTACCGGGTGCCTAGTCATGACAAGATGGTCTCTATTTTCTACACAGTCCTTACTCCTATGCTCAACCCCGTCATTTATAGCTTGAGAAACCGCGATGTGATGAGGGCCCTAAGGAAGGGGCTGGACCATTGCAGGATTAGCAGCCAGCACTGAACACAACAAAGGGCATCCTGTGTCTGGCAGTATCATCTCCTTGTTCTGTAAATTCGGGTAAATAATCTTTGTGTGAGGCTCTGTTTCCTCATTAATAGTGATGATCAGGgtcacctagatggctcagttggttaggtgtccaactgttgattatcagctcaggtcatgatctcactagttcatgagatcaagccccacctccagctctgtgcttgagattctctctctgccctccccaactgttctctctctctctctctctttgtatctcaaaataaataaatgaacattaaaaatgtttaataaaatgaaataaaaatggtgatGATCATAACACCTGAAGGCTTGGGGATGTCTTTTTAAACCCTAAACCCTCTCTATGTCTAGTGAAAAACCAGCTTTTTTGGTAACCCAATATTTTGTGAgttaattcacttttaaaatacattacacTGGAATATAGGACTTTGTAAATTCAAGCACTGTGCAGAAGTAAGTCATTGGAATCATTAGCACTTATTATTTAAAACTGGAATTATTCTCTATCAGAGGCAGCCCTGAGCTTAATTTCTTAACGCTTACTGCTAATCTCTACCATTGAATTCAgaacctactgtatgccaggcaacATACTATGttccatatgtgtatatatagataccaTTTGTCTCTGATTTATATAAGGTCTCACACTAGTGTCTTAGATGAAAAACAAGCTTATAAAATTCTCTTTAGAGAGTGCTCTCCCTTGACGTCTGGAactgggaaactttttttaacatataaGTGGGGGGttttggctttttaagtttttaattccagttagttcatgtgcagtgttacattagtttcaggtgtataatatagtagttcaacacttccatacattaccctgtgctcatcacaagtgcactccttaatccccatcacctatttcatccaccaccaccaccacccccgtaactatcagcttgttctctatagttaagagtgtttcttgatttctctaagagtctgtttcttgatttgtttttttttcttttgcttgtttgtttaatttcctaaattccacatatgagtgaaatcatatgatatgtgtctttctctgactgacttattttgcttagctttatattttctagctccattaatgtcattgcaaatggcaagatgtctttcttttttatggctgaatagaatttcatttatatataccacatctttatccattcctctatcgatggacttttgggctgcttctatatcttggctattgtagatatgctgatataaacattggggggcatgtatccctttgaattagtatttttgtattttgggggcagGTACCTAGTGCTGCGGTTGCTCAATCATaaggtaattctacttttaacttatttttcaatgaatttattgtcaaattagctaatatacagagtatacagtgtgctcttggcctCAGGAGTAGAtgcccatgattcatcacttacatacaacacccagtgctcatcccaacaagtgctctcaactttttgaggaacctccttactgttttccagaatgattgcaccaatttgtattcccaccaatggtgcaagagtgttcctttatctccacatcctcgccaacacctgttgtttcttgtattgttgattttagccattctgacagatgtgagatgatatcacattataattttgatttgcatttcccattgGTAAGTAATGATGAACAtaatttcatgtgtctgtttgccatctgtatgtcttctttggagaaatgtccgttcgtgtcttctgctcattttttaatagattatttttgtgACCAAGAACTCTACACAGATTTATTGAagtctttatattctttaaagaatAAAGTGCAAAGTCTTTGGGATTCTTGGGGAAAGGGGTAAAGACTCATTTATTGTCTGGCACGTAAGAAATATACAGGAAAGTGCTCTCTATATAATCCTCCAGCAAAATTAGCCACTTTTTATCACTTCAGTTTCTGTAACAGGAAAACTCAGTACACTGTTTTCCCATGGGAAGTTATGTTTGGAATATAAAtgccagaattttatttttatttgaaaatatattttcaaatatctataTTTAAGTTATAGGTGttattttttatccatccatttaAACTCTGTACAGCTTATGGACACATTTGTAATAAAACTatctttttctgggaaaaaatattctttgttgcatgcaggggaaaaaagagaggactaTTTGGGTTCTGGAAGTTGGACTAAACCACAGGAAGTCATTTGCTCAGTTTTCAGGCTTGAAAAGAATGGAGGGCAGCAACTCTAATAGTAACTACAATTCTTAGGACCTACCATGGGGAGGCAACTTTAGATTGTCTATTCACTTTAATTTCACTACAAACATTTTGTGAACACTATTATATGCCTCTTACAGGCAAGGACACTTGGGCTCAGACAATTTAAGTCCCTTACCTTACCCTCATTCCTGAgtcctctccacctctccctgaGACAGAGTCTGTTTGTTGGAGCACCTGAGATCCGCAGAGTACTTTGCAGGAGGTTCCCTTCCCTTGGAATTTAATTGCCAGACA from Panthera uncia isolate 11264 chromosome A1 unlocalized genomic scaffold, Puncia_PCG_1.0 HiC_scaffold_17, whole genome shotgun sequence carries:
- the LOC125934787 gene encoding olfactory receptor 2V2-like, producing MEIWLNQSSTDDFILLGIFSHSPTDLVLFSVVMVVFTVALCGNVLLLFLIYGDPQLHTPMYFFLGQLSLMDLILVCTNVPKMVVNFLTGGKSISFVGCGIQIGLFVCLVGSEGFLLGFMAYDRYVAISHPLHYPVLMSQRVCLQIVGSSWAFGIIDGVIQMVVVMTFPYCGLREVNHFFCEMLSLLKLACIDTSIFENVIYACCVFMLFLPFSITVASYAFILRAVLLMRYAQAGKKALATCSSHLTAVSLFYGAAMFIYLRPRRYRVPSHDKMVSIFYTVLTPMLNPVIYSLRNRDVMRALRKGLDHCRISSQH